One Pseudomonas sp. AN-1 genomic region harbors:
- a CDS encoding vancomycin high temperature exclusion protein, whose product MSFKKLLLVSVSLLVAFFAYANLKVIRYQDFSGNVVDELPTEKACLVLGTSKYLKSGGENLFYKFRIEAAKQVYAAGKCSRIVVSGDNRHHDYNEPEDMRQSLVEQGVPIADIYCDYAGGRTLDSVVRFRHVFGQASGIVISQEFHNARAIYIGKANGVNLTGFNAGEVGAYSGLRTKVREVFSRVRAVVDVEVLHSEPRHYGEPIKL is encoded by the coding sequence ATGTCATTCAAGAAATTATTGCTTGTTTCTGTTTCGCTGCTGGTGGCTTTTTTCGCCTATGCGAATCTGAAGGTGATCCGATATCAGGATTTTTCCGGCAATGTTGTGGACGAGCTTCCCACGGAAAAAGCGTGCCTGGTGCTTGGAACTTCAAAATATCTGAAGAGTGGTGGCGAGAACCTGTTCTACAAGTTCAGGATCGAGGCGGCCAAGCAGGTGTATGCGGCAGGCAAATGCTCCAGGATCGTGGTTTCTGGAGACAATCGGCATCATGACTACAACGAGCCGGAGGATATGCGGCAGAGCCTGGTGGAGCAGGGGGTGCCGATAGCGGATATCTACTGTGACTATGCCGGGGGCAGAACCCTGGACTCGGTAGTGAGATTCAGGCATGTCTTTGGCCAGGCTTCAGGCATCGTGATTTCTCAGGAGTTCCACAATGCGAGGGCCATCTACATAGGCAAGGCCAATGGTGTCAATCTCACAGGCTTCAATGCCGGGGAAGTTGGTGCTTATAGCGGATTGCGTACCAAGGTGCGAGAGGTTTTTTCAAGAGTCAGGGCGGTAGTTGATGTAGAGGTCCTGCATTCGGAGCCGAGACATTATGGGGAGCCGATAAAACTATGA
- the hutH gene encoding histidine ammonia-lyase: protein MTHNLHLVPGQLTLAQLRAAYQQPLRVTLDNSCHAAIDASVACVESIIAEGRTAYGINTGFGLLASTRIAPADLEKLQRSLVLSHAAGVGEPLDDAMVRLIMLLKVNSLARGFSGIRRKVIDALVSLINAEVYPHIPLKGSVGASGDLAPLAHMSLVLLGESRARYQGQWIDGREALAVAGLEPLTLAAKEGLALLNGTQASTAYALRGLFEGEDLFAAATVCGGLSVEAMLGSRAPFDARIHAARGQRGQIDVASAYRDLLGASSEVARSHEKCDKVQDPYSLRCQPQVMGACLTQLRQAAEVLQIEANAVSDNPLVFAAEGDVISGGNFHAEPVAMAADNLALAIAEIGSLSERRISLMMDMHMSQLPPFLVANGGVNSGFMIAQVTAAALASDNKALAHPHSVDSLPTSANQEDHVSMAPNAGKRLWSMADNVRGILAIEWLGACQGLDFRTGLKTSAKLEQARSLLRDRVPYYQEDRFFAPDIEAASALLAARGLNALMPAGLLPSLG from the coding sequence ATGACCCACAACCTGCATCTCGTCCCCGGCCAGCTGACCCTGGCCCAGCTGCGCGCCGCCTACCAGCAGCCGCTGCGCGTCACCCTCGATAACAGCTGCCACGCCGCCATCGACGCCAGCGTGGCCTGCGTCGAGAGCATCATCGCCGAGGGCCGCACCGCCTACGGCATCAACACCGGCTTCGGCCTGCTGGCTTCGACCCGCATCGCCCCGGCCGACCTCGAGAAGCTGCAGCGCTCGCTGGTGCTGTCGCACGCCGCCGGCGTCGGCGAGCCGCTGGACGACGCCATGGTCCGCCTGATCATGCTGCTCAAGGTCAACAGCCTGGCCCGCGGCTTCTCCGGCATCCGCCGCAAGGTGATCGACGCGCTGGTCTCCCTGATCAACGCCGAGGTCTACCCGCACATCCCGCTGAAGGGCTCGGTGGGCGCCTCCGGCGACCTCGCCCCGCTGGCGCACATGTCGCTGGTGCTGCTCGGCGAGAGCCGCGCGCGCTACCAGGGCCAGTGGATCGACGGCCGCGAGGCACTGGCGGTGGCCGGCCTCGAGCCGCTGACCCTGGCCGCCAAGGAGGGCCTGGCCCTGCTCAACGGCACCCAGGCCTCCACCGCCTACGCCCTGCGTGGCCTGTTCGAGGGCGAGGACCTGTTCGCCGCCGCCACCGTCTGCGGCGGCCTCAGCGTCGAGGCCATGCTCGGCTCGCGCGCCCCGTTCGATGCGCGCATCCACGCCGCCCGCGGCCAGCGCGGGCAGATCGACGTGGCCAGCGCCTACCGCGACCTGCTCGGCGCCAGCAGCGAAGTGGCTCGCTCTCATGAAAAATGCGACAAGGTCCAGGACCCCTACTCGCTGCGCTGCCAGCCGCAGGTGATGGGCGCCTGCCTGACCCAGCTGCGCCAGGCCGCCGAGGTGCTGCAGATCGAGGCCAACGCGGTGTCGGACAACCCGCTGGTGTTCGCCGCCGAGGGCGACGTGATCTCCGGCGGCAACTTCCACGCCGAGCCGGTGGCCATGGCCGCCGACAACCTGGCGCTGGCCATCGCCGAGATCGGCTCGCTGTCCGAGCGGCGCATCTCGCTGATGATGGACATGCACATGTCGCAGCTGCCGCCATTCCTGGTCGCCAATGGTGGGGTGAATTCCGGCTTTATGATCGCCCAGGTCACCGCCGCGGCGCTGGCCAGCGACAACAAGGCCCTCGCCCACCCGCACAGCGTCGACAGCCTACCGACCTCGGCCAACCAGGAGGACCACGTGTCCATGGCGCCGAACGCCGGCAAGCGCCTGTGGAGCATGGCCGACAACGTGCGCGGCATCCTCGCCATCGAATGGCTGGGCGCCTGCCAGGGCCTCGACTTCCGCACCGGCCTGAAGACCTCGGCGAAGCTGGAACAGGCGCGCAGCCTGCTGCGCGACCGGGTGCCCTACTACCAGGAAGACCGCTTCTTCGCCCCGGACATCGAGGCGGCCAGCGCGCTGCTCGCCGCGCGCGGCCTCAACGCGCTGATGCCAGCCGGGTTGCTGCCCTCCCTGGGCTGA
- the hutC gene encoding histidine utilization repressor, protein MKESAVTSTPRYKQIEDFLLERIDSGAYPAHHQIPPEEQLARDFGVSRMTANKAIRDLVQKGYLVRQAGLGTFVTDRKAESSLQEVLNIAAEVRGRGHRYSNDVLRCEAIAADDEVALRLGVRLGSQVFHTVLVHREDELPIQLEERFVNPRWVPDYLTTDFSRHTPNEVLVAACPISDVEHVVEAVLVDQPTADALGIDTTAPCLSVIRRTWSGENLISYARLIHPGDRYKLRSSMRGLGG, encoded by the coding sequence ATGAAGGAATCAGCCGTGACCAGCACACCGCGCTACAAGCAGATCGAGGACTTCCTGCTCGAGCGGATCGACAGCGGCGCCTACCCGGCGCACCACCAGATACCCCCCGAGGAACAGCTGGCCCGCGACTTCGGCGTCAGCCGGATGACCGCCAACAAGGCGATCCGCGACCTGGTGCAGAAGGGCTACCTGGTACGCCAGGCCGGCCTCGGCACCTTCGTCACCGACCGCAAGGCCGAGTCCTCGCTGCAGGAAGTGCTCAACATCGCCGCCGAGGTGCGCGGCCGCGGCCACCGCTACTCCAACGACGTGCTGCGCTGCGAGGCCATCGCCGCCGACGACGAGGTGGCCCTGCGCCTGGGCGTGCGCCTGGGCAGCCAGGTATTCCACACCGTCCTCGTGCACCGCGAGGACGAACTGCCGATCCAGCTCGAGGAACGCTTCGTCAACCCGCGCTGGGTGCCCGATTACCTGACCACCGATTTCTCCCGGCACACCCCCAACGAGGTGCTGGTCGCCGCCTGCCCGATCTCCGACGTCGAGCACGTGGTCGAGGCGGTGCTGGTCGACCAGCCCACCGCCGACGCGCTGGGCATCGACACCACCGCGCCCTGCCTCTCGGTGATCCGCCGCACCTGGTCGGGGGAGAACCTGATCAGCTACGCGCGGCTGATCCATCCGGGGGACAGGTACAAGCTGCGGTCGTCGATGCGGGGGTTGGGGGGGTAG
- a CDS encoding HutD family protein, translating to MRKISLAAAPRRPWKNGGGETRELAVAPPGAGLDDFDWRISCAQVASGGPFSAFAGVDRSLLVLEGAGLRLDFACGAPVELGKDCAPLQFAGEQAVSAALLAGPVGDFNVMTRRARWRHRLQVLTLHGRQFLRREAELELFYCAAGRLDGWLADARPFALAAGEGLLFGASAAASAAADAAADAAMLATGGTAVPADAGGLLLFEASAPTRLLRVQLWRR from the coding sequence ATGCGCAAGATCAGCCTAGCCGCCGCGCCGCGCCGGCCGTGGAAGAACGGCGGCGGCGAAACCCGCGAGCTGGCCGTGGCGCCGCCCGGCGCCGGCCTCGACGACTTCGACTGGCGCATCAGCTGCGCGCAGGTGGCCAGCGGCGGACCGTTCTCGGCCTTTGCCGGCGTCGACCGCAGCCTGCTGGTGCTGGAGGGCGCCGGTCTGCGCCTGGACTTCGCCTGTGGCGCGCCCGTGGAGCTGGGCAAGGATTGCGCGCCGCTGCAGTTCGCCGGCGAGCAGGCGGTGAGCGCCGCGCTGCTCGCCGGTCCGGTCGGCGATTTCAACGTGATGACCCGCCGCGCGCGCTGGCGCCACCGCCTGCAGGTGCTGACCCTGCACGGCCGCCAGTTTCTGCGCCGCGAAGCCGAACTGGAGCTGTTCTACTGCGCCGCCGGCCGCCTCGACGGCTGGCTGGCCGACGCCCGGCCGTTCGCCCTGGCCGCCGGCGAGGGGCTGTTGTTCGGTGCGAGCGCAGCAGCGAGCGCAGCAGCAGATGCCGCAGCGGACGCAGCTATGCTCGCAACCGGGGGCACCGCTGTGCCCGCCGACGCTGGCGGCCTGCTGCTGTTCGAGGCTTCGGCGCCGACCCGCCTGCTGCGGGTGCAGCTGTGGCGGCGCTGA
- a CDS encoding DUF6482 family protein gives MNLHDLSTHALAGRIDSLDLISLEGGIYVLEAQMDGRPHSLVDAQGRVCHLRSVEHARDLLQEVPLLPFHLVHQSPYDEMCGLAEGRREPLRVPIGMRSHW, from the coding sequence ATGAACCTGCACGACCTGTCCACCCACGCCCTGGCCGGGCGCATCGACAGCCTCGACCTGATCTCCCTGGAAGGCGGCATCTACGTGCTGGAGGCGCAGATGGATGGCCGCCCGCACAGCCTGGTCGACGCGCAGGGTCGCGTCTGCCACCTGCGTTCGGTGGAGCACGCCCGCGACCTGCTGCAGGAGGTGCCGCTGCTGCCCTTCCACCTGGTGCACCAGTCGCCCTACGACGAGATGTGCGGCCTCGCCGAGGGGCGCCGCGAACCGCTGCGCGTGCCGATCGGCATGCGTTCGCACTGGTGA
- the hutU gene encoding urocanate hydratase, producing the protein MSTIDPRHDPSRKIAAPTGTTLRCKSWLTEAPLRMLMNNLHPDVAEKPEDLVVYGGIGRAARNWQCYDKIVEVLERLEDNQTLLIQSGKPVGVFETHKDAPRVLLANSNLVPHWATWEHFNELDRKGLAMYGQMTAGSWIYIGSQGIVQGTYETFVEAGRQHYNGDLTGRWVLTAGLGGMGGAQPLAASLAGACSLNIECQQSRIDFRLRTRYVDEQATDLDDALARIDRYTSAGKAVSIALCGNAAEILPELVRRGVRPDLVTDQTSAHDPLHGYLPLGMSWDEYVARGKVEPEAVAKAAKRSMAVHVQAMLDFQKMGVPTFDYGNNIRQMALEEGVKNAFDFPGFVPAYIRPLFCQGIGPFRWVALSGDPEDIYKTDAKVKELIPDNPHLHRWLDMARERISFQGLPARICWVGLKDRARLAQAFNQMVANGELKAPIVIGRDHLDSGSVASPNRETEAMLDGSDAVSDWPLLNALLNTAGGATWVSLHHGGGVGMGYSQHSGVVIVADGSPGAHARLGRVLRNDPGTGVMRHADAGYQIAIDCAHEQGLDLPMINPVKGA; encoded by the coding sequence ATGAGCACCATCGATCCGCGCCACGACCCGAGCCGCAAGATCGCCGCACCGACCGGCACCACCCTGCGTTGCAAGAGCTGGCTGACCGAAGCGCCGCTGCGCATGCTGATGAACAACCTGCACCCGGACGTGGCGGAAAAACCTGAGGATCTGGTGGTCTACGGCGGCATCGGCCGCGCCGCGCGCAACTGGCAGTGCTACGACAAGATCGTCGAGGTGCTCGAGCGTCTGGAGGACAACCAGACCCTGCTGATCCAGTCCGGCAAGCCGGTCGGCGTGTTCGAGACCCACAAGGACGCCCCGCGCGTGCTGCTGGCCAACTCCAACCTGGTGCCGCACTGGGCCACCTGGGAGCACTTCAACGAGCTGGACCGCAAGGGCCTGGCCATGTACGGGCAGATGACCGCCGGCAGCTGGATCTACATCGGCAGCCAGGGCATCGTCCAGGGCACCTACGAAACCTTCGTCGAGGCCGGCCGCCAGCACTACAACGGCGACCTGACCGGCCGCTGGGTATTGACTGCCGGATTGGGCGGTATGGGCGGCGCCCAGCCGCTGGCCGCGAGCCTGGCCGGCGCCTGCTCGCTGAACATCGAGTGCCAGCAGTCGCGCATCGACTTCCGCCTGCGCACCCGCTACGTCGACGAGCAGGCCACCGATCTCGACGATGCCCTGGCGCGCATCGACCGCTACACCAGCGCCGGCAAGGCGGTGTCCATCGCCCTGTGCGGCAACGCCGCCGAGATCCTCCCCGAGCTGGTGCGCCGCGGCGTGCGCCCGGACCTGGTCACCGACCAGACCAGCGCCCACGACCCGCTGCACGGCTACCTGCCGCTGGGCATGAGCTGGGACGAGTACGTGGCGCGCGGCAAGGTCGAGCCGGAAGCGGTGGCCAAGGCCGCCAAGCGCTCGATGGCCGTGCACGTGCAGGCCATGCTCGACTTCCAGAAGATGGGCGTGCCGACCTTCGACTACGGCAACAACATCCGCCAGATGGCCCTGGAAGAGGGCGTCAAGAACGCCTTCGACTTCCCCGGCTTCGTCCCGGCCTACATCCGCCCGCTGTTCTGCCAGGGCATCGGCCCGTTCCGCTGGGTGGCGCTGTCCGGCGATCCGGAGGACATCTACAAGACCGACGCCAAGGTCAAGGAACTGATCCCGGACAACCCGCACCTGCACCGCTGGCTGGACATGGCCCGCGAGCGCATCAGCTTCCAGGGCCTGCCGGCACGCATCTGCTGGGTCGGCCTCAAGGACCGCGCGCGCCTCGCCCAGGCGTTCAACCAGATGGTCGCCAACGGCGAGCTGAAGGCGCCGATCGTCATCGGCCGCGACCACCTGGATTCCGGCTCGGTGGCCAGCCCCAACCGCGAGACCGAGGCCATGCTCGACGGCTCCGACGCCGTGTCCGACTGGCCGCTGCTCAACGCCCTGCTGAATACCGCGGGCGGCGCCACCTGGGTGTCGCTGCACCACGGCGGTGGCGTGGGCATGGGTTATTCGCAACACTCCGGGGTGGTGATCGTCGCCGACGGCAGCCCGGGCGCCCACGCCCGCCTCGGCCGCGTGCTGCGCAACGACCCGGGCACCGGGGTGATGCGCCACGCCGATGCCGGCTACCAGATCGCCATCGACTGCGCCCATGAGCAGGGTCTCGACCTGCCGATGATCAATCCGGTCAAGGGAGCCTGA
- the hutI gene encoding imidazolonepropionase: protein MPATSTPRLLWRDVSVFDGLQELPEPMAVLVENGRVALLCPMAELDEARVAGATLAGRGGLLTPGLVDCHTHLVYAGNRAGEFEQRLEGASYAEITRAGGGILGTVRATRAASEDELFALARQRLEALIADGVTTVEIKSGYGLSVEDELKLLRVARRLGAELPVRVLTSLLGAHALPPEYAGNSDAYIELICAEMIPAAAAEGLADAVDVFCENIAFSPAQCERVFAAAERHNLPVKAHAEQLSNQGASALVARHHGLSADHIEYLDEAGVAAMAEAGTVATLLPGAFLVLGETQRPPIELLRQYGVPMALASDANPGTSPLFLPTLLLNLACSLFRLTPREALAGMTAHGARALGQTQLGRIAVGLPADLCLWDVERAAELAYAVQAGRLRQRIFNGALSGPKGAVTNER from the coding sequence ATGCCCGCAACCTCCACCCCCCGCCTGCTGTGGCGCGACGTCAGCGTCTTCGACGGCCTGCAGGAGCTGCCCGAGCCGATGGCCGTGCTGGTCGAGAACGGCCGCGTCGCCCTGCTCTGCCCGATGGCCGAGCTGGACGAGGCGCGCGTCGCCGGCGCCACTCTGGCCGGTCGCGGCGGGCTGCTGACCCCCGGGTTGGTCGACTGCCACACCCACCTGGTGTACGCCGGCAACCGCGCCGGCGAGTTCGAACAGCGCCTGGAAGGCGCCAGCTACGCGGAGATCACCCGCGCCGGCGGCGGCATCCTCGGCACCGTGCGCGCCACCCGCGCGGCCAGCGAGGACGAGCTGTTCGCCCTGGCCCGTCAGCGCCTCGAAGCGCTGATCGCCGACGGCGTGACCACCGTGGAGATCAAGTCCGGCTACGGCCTGTCGGTCGAGGACGAGCTGAAGCTGCTGCGCGTCGCCCGCCGTCTGGGCGCAGAGTTGCCGGTGCGGGTGCTGACCAGCCTGCTCGGCGCCCACGCCCTGCCGCCCGAGTACGCCGGCAACAGCGATGCCTATATCGAGCTGATCTGTGCAGAGATGATCCCGGCGGCCGCCGCCGAGGGCCTGGCCGATGCGGTGGACGTGTTCTGCGAGAACATCGCCTTCAGCCCGGCACAGTGCGAGCGGGTATTCGCCGCCGCCGAACGCCACAACCTTCCGGTCAAGGCGCATGCCGAGCAACTGTCCAACCAGGGCGCCAGCGCGCTGGTGGCGCGCCACCACGGCCTGTCCGCCGACCATATCGAATACCTCGACGAAGCCGGCGTCGCCGCCATGGCCGAGGCCGGCACCGTCGCCACCCTGCTGCCCGGCGCCTTCCTGGTGCTCGGCGAGACCCAGCGCCCGCCGATCGAGCTGCTGCGCCAGTACGGCGTGCCGATGGCCCTGGCCAGCGACGCCAACCCCGGCACTTCGCCGCTGTTCCTGCCCACCCTGCTGCTCAACCTGGCCTGCAGCCTGTTCCGCCTTACCCCGCGCGAGGCGCTGGCCGGGATGACCGCCCACGGCGCCCGCGCCCTCGGCCAGACGCAGCTCGGCCGCATCGCCGTCGGCCTGCCCGCCGACCTGTGCCTGTGGGACGTCGAGCGCGCCGCCGAGCTGGCCTATGCGGTGCAGGCCGGTCGCCTGCGCCAGCGCATCTTCAATGGAGCCCTCAGCGGTCCAAAAGGAGCCGTAACCAATGAACGTTGA
- a CDS encoding LysR substrate-binding domain-containing protein: protein MNLETKWLEDFVALAATRSFSQAALKRFVTQPAFSRRIRALEEALGLTLVNRARTPVELTEAGQLFLVTARNVVGQLGEAVRHLHDLEGEQGDMLQFAAAHSLTLGFFPTWIAGLRRAGLTIKSRLVATNVGEAMHALRDGTCDLILAYYDPEASLQLDPELFPSLHLGATAMLPVCAVDEAGRPLFDLDGGQSVPLLAYTAGAFLGRSVNLLLRQRGLRSTTVYETAMADSLKSMALQGLGVAWVPRLSVEHELARGELAVCGGEQWQVPLEIRLYRCALLHKPAVRRLWKVLEEGAGVLAGAGSDAGPVRQGG, encoded by the coding sequence ATGAACCTGGAAACCAAGTGGCTGGAAGACTTCGTCGCCCTGGCCGCCACCCGCAGCTTCTCCCAGGCGGCGCTCAAGCGCTTCGTCACCCAGCCGGCGTTCAGCCGGCGCATCCGCGCCCTGGAGGAGGCCCTCGGCCTGACCCTGGTCAACCGCGCGCGCACCCCGGTGGAACTGACCGAGGCCGGCCAGCTGTTCCTGGTCACCGCACGCAACGTGGTCGGCCAGCTCGGCGAGGCGGTGCGCCACCTGCACGACCTGGAGGGCGAGCAGGGCGACATGCTGCAGTTCGCCGCCGCCCACTCGCTGACCCTCGGCTTCTTCCCGACCTGGATCGCCGGCCTGCGCCGCGCCGGCCTGACGATCAAGAGCCGGCTGGTCGCCACCAACGTCGGCGAGGCGATGCACGCCCTGCGCGACGGCACCTGCGACCTGATCCTCGCCTACTACGACCCGGAAGCCTCGCTGCAGCTCGACCCCGAGCTGTTCCCCTCGCTGCACCTGGGCGCCACCGCCATGCTGCCGGTGTGCGCGGTGGACGAGGCCGGCCGCCCGCTGTTCGACCTCGACGGCGGGCAGAGCGTGCCGCTGCTGGCCTACACCGCCGGCGCCTTCCTCGGCCGCTCGGTCAACCTGCTGCTGCGCCAGCGCGGCCTGCGCTCGACCACCGTGTACGAGACGGCGATGGCCGACAGCCTGAAGAGTATGGCCCTGCAGGGCCTCGGCGTGGCCTGGGTGCCGCGCCTGTCGGTGGAGCACGAACTGGCGCGCGGCGAGCTGGCGGTGTGCGGCGGCGAGCAGTGGCAGGTGCCGCTGGAGATCCGCCTGTACCGCTGCGCGCTGCTGCACAAGCCGGCGGTGAGGCGGTTGTGGAAGGTGCTGGAGGAGGGCGCCGGTGTTCTTGCCGGCGCCGGGAGCGATGCCGGCCCGGTCCGGCAGGGCGGGTAA
- the hutG gene encoding formimidoylglutamase: protein MNVDRQNMDAWSGRVDPEADSPRWHQRIQPLGADSQPGLALLGFACDEGVRRNHGRVGAAGAPQAIRKMLANLAWHRRGPAYDAGDICCADGDLDAAQQRLGASVAELLGAGHLPVVLGGGHEVAYGSWQGVAAHLAEKLGRAPRLAIVNFDAHFDLRDPAHVHSSGTPFAQIAEACAARGWPFRYACLGVSRAANTRALFQRASELGVLVREDFEICESTLESIGAELDAFIADADAVYLTVDLDVLPAWEGPGVSAPAAHGVSIALLEPLIERLQASGKLLLAELAELNPEHDQDNRTARVAARLIHRLSLHG from the coding sequence ATGAACGTTGATCGCCAGAACATGGACGCCTGGAGCGGCCGCGTCGACCCCGAGGCCGACAGCCCGCGCTGGCACCAGCGCATCCAACCGCTGGGCGCGGACAGCCAGCCGGGTCTGGCCCTGCTCGGCTTCGCCTGCGACGAGGGCGTGCGTCGCAACCACGGCCGGGTCGGCGCCGCCGGCGCCCCGCAGGCGATCCGCAAGATGCTCGCCAACCTGGCCTGGCACCGCCGCGGCCCGGCCTACGACGCCGGCGACATCTGCTGCGCCGATGGCGATCTGGATGCCGCTCAGCAGCGCCTCGGCGCCAGCGTCGCCGAACTGCTCGGCGCCGGCCACCTGCCGGTGGTCCTCGGCGGCGGCCACGAAGTGGCCTACGGCAGCTGGCAGGGCGTCGCCGCGCATCTGGCGGAGAAGCTCGGCCGCGCACCGCGGCTGGCCATCGTCAACTTCGACGCCCACTTCGACCTGCGCGACCCGGCCCACGTGCACTCCTCCGGCACGCCCTTCGCGCAGATCGCCGAGGCCTGCGCCGCGCGCGGCTGGCCGTTCCGCTATGCCTGCCTCGGCGTCAGCCGCGCCGCCAACACCCGCGCGCTGTTCCAGCGTGCCAGCGAGCTGGGCGTGCTGGTGCGTGAGGACTTCGAGATCTGCGAAAGCACCCTGGAAAGCATCGGCGCCGAGCTGGACGCCTTCATCGCCGATGCCGACGCCGTGTACCTGACCGTCGACCTCGACGTGCTGCCGGCCTGGGAAGGTCCCGGCGTCAGCGCGCCGGCCGCCCACGGCGTGTCCATCGCCCTGCTCGAACCCCTGATCGAGCGCCTGCAGGCCAGCGGCAAGCTGCTGCTCGCCGAGCTGGCCGAACTGAATCCCGAGCACGACCAGGACAACCGCACCGCCCGGGTGGCGGCGCGCCTGATCCACCGGCTGTCCCTGCACGGCTGA
- a CDS encoding Na+/H+ antiporter family protein produces MNAIVLAVLVMVVLAMLRVSVVFALIIAAVVGGLAAGMPMDRIVAAFGDGLGGGAPVALAYAALGAFAVALSRTGIAQRLSARVVAHLGHGEQASGNLVLIKWGILAALIVAGALAETLIPVHIAFIPLLVPPLLYVMNRMHLDRRLVACAITFAITTLYMAVPVGFGAIFLNDILIANINQAGAAQGFSVTRDIAPQAMLLPALGMVAGLAIAAFSYRRKRSYQSVAASGEPVEHASGSLSRRQVGMIGLALLLALVVQLWTDSMIFGGLVGFAVISLSGVIAWREQDDVVVQGMRLMAQVGFIMIAAAGFAAVMKATGGIPQMVEDSVQLIGDNRAMAALVMLLVGLFITMGIGSSFSTVPIITAIYVPLALGFGFSPLAIVALVGTAAALGDAGSPASDSTLGPTAGLNADGQHDHIWDTVVPTFLHFNLPLLAFGWVAAMVL; encoded by the coding sequence ATGAATGCAATCGTTCTGGCCGTGCTGGTGATGGTCGTGCTGGCCATGCTGCGCGTCTCGGTGGTGTTCGCCCTGATCATCGCCGCGGTGGTCGGCGGCCTGGCCGCCGGCATGCCGATGGACAGGATCGTCGCCGCCTTCGGTGACGGCCTGGGTGGCGGCGCCCCGGTGGCGCTGGCCTACGCCGCCCTCGGCGCCTTCGCCGTGGCGCTGTCGCGCACCGGCATCGCCCAGCGCCTGTCGGCGCGCGTGGTCGCCCATCTGGGCCACGGCGAGCAGGCCAGCGGCAACCTGGTGCTGATCAAGTGGGGCATCCTCGCCGCGCTGATCGTCGCCGGCGCCCTGGCCGAGACGCTGATCCCGGTGCACATCGCCTTCATCCCGCTGCTGGTGCCGCCGCTGCTGTACGTGATGAACCGCATGCACCTCGACCGCCGCCTGGTGGCCTGCGCCATCACCTTCGCCATCACCACCCTGTACATGGCGGTGCCGGTGGGCTTCGGCGCGATCTTCCTCAACGACATCCTGATCGCCAACATCAACCAGGCCGGCGCCGCCCAGGGCTTCAGCGTCACCCGCGACATCGCCCCGCAGGCCATGCTGCTGCCGGCGCTGGGCATGGTCGCCGGCCTGGCCATCGCCGCCTTCAGCTACCGCCGCAAGCGCAGCTACCAGAGCGTCGCGGCCAGCGGCGAGCCGGTGGAACACGCCAGCGGCTCGCTGAGTCGCCGCCAGGTGGGGATGATCGGCCTGGCCCTGCTGCTGGCGCTGGTGGTGCAGCTGTGGACCGACTCGATGATCTTCGGCGGCCTGGTCGGCTTCGCGGTGATCTCGCTGAGCGGGGTGATCGCCTGGCGCGAGCAGGACGACGTGGTGGTCCAGGGCATGCGCCTGATGGCCCAGGTCGGCTTCATCATGATCGCCGCCGCCGGCTTCGCCGCGGTGATGAAGGCCACCGGCGGCATCCCGCAGATGGTCGAGGACTCGGTGCAGCTGATCGGCGACAACCGCGCCATGGCCGCGCTGGTCATGCTGCTGGTGGGGCTGTTCATCACCATGGGCATCGGCTCGTCGTTCTCCACCGTGCCGATCATCACCGCGATCTACGTGCCGCTGGCGCTGGGCTTCGGCTTCTCGCCGCTGGCCATCGTCGCGCTGGTCGGCACCGCCGCCGCGCTGGGCGATGCCGGATCGCCGGCCTCCGACTCCACCCTCGGCCCGACCGCCGGCCTCAACGCCGACGGCCAGCACGACCACATCTGGGACACCGTGGTGCCGACCTTCCTGCACTTCAACCTGCCGCTGCTGGCCTTCGGCTGGGTGGCGGCGATGGTGCTGTAA